Within the Pseudonocardia alni genome, the region AAGGCGATCCGCGGGTCGATCCGGGCGGTGCCGGTGGCCCGGGCCAGCGCGGAGACCAGTCCGGCCCGGGTGACGGCCGGGTTCGGGTCGAGCAGCCAGACGCCCGGTTCGCCGACCGCGATCCCGGTGTCCCCGTCCGGCGGGTCCGGCTCGCCCTGCAGGTCGTGCACGCCGTCGTCGTCGACGACGGTGGCGCGCGTGCGGGCGCGGGCCAGCGCGGGGGACCAGGCGCAGGCCTCCTTCAGCTCGCGTCCGAGCGCGAGGAACTCGATCTCCCAGTCCGGCGGGACGGTGTCGTGGTCGATCCCCGGTGCCGCCTTGATCCCGACCGCGCCGGCCCGCCGCTCCAGCTCCAGGCACCAGCCCAACGGCGGCTCGGACTCGCCGGTCCGCATCCGGCCACCGCCGGTGCGCCGGGCGGGGTCGACGAACACACCGTCGGTGCCGGACAGGTCGGCGTCGCGCACGTCGCACCGCACCGTCCGGGCCGAGCCGCCGTGCACGGCCGCGTTGCGGTCGGCCATCCACAGGTGCACCGGGTCCAGGTCGACGCCGGTGACCTCGTGGCCCGCCGCGACCAGCGAGACCAGGTCGCCGCCGATCCCGCAGCACAGGTCGACGACCGCGCGCCCGGCGAATCGGGCGGCCCGGTGTCGCGCGATCACCTCCGACGACGCCTGCTCCAGCCCGTCGCGTGTGAACCACATCCGCGCGGCCCGTGCGAACTTGCGGGCGGCCCGGTCCCGCAGCCCGGCCTGGGCCATCGCGTCGGCGACCAGCCCGGCGTCGTGCTCACGGCGCAGCGCGGTCCCCAGCCGGAGCGCGGCGTCACCGTCCCGGTCGGCGACGGCGAGCCGCTCCAGCAGCGCCGTCCCCTCCGGCCCGGCGAGCCGCTCCAGCCGGGCGATCGGATCGTCGTCCACGACGACAGTGTCCACGGCGCCGTCCCCGGCACCGTCGTGTGCCCGCACCGGCGTCGGCCGCCGCGGACCGGCGGGCGTACGGTCGTCGGCCGGGACAGCGGAGCGGAGGGCCACGTGGTCGAGTACGACGGCCGCGACCCCGCCGTACCCGGCGCACCGGTGCCCGCGCCCCCCACGGTGCGGGGTGCGACGGCGCTGCCCCGCGAGATCGGCGTGCTGGTCGGGTCGGCGTTCGCGATCGCCATCGGGTTCGGGCTGGTCGCGCCGGTGCTGCCGGCGTTCGCGCGCTCGTTCGACGTCGGGGTGACCGCGGCCGCCGCCGTGATCAGCGTGTTCGCCTTCTCCCGGCTGGTGTTCGCCCCGCTGTCCGGCACGGTCGTCGGCCGGTTCGGCGAGCTGCGGGTGTTCGTCGCCGGGCTCGCCGTCGTCGCCGTGACGACGGCCGGTCTGGCCTTCGCGACGGCGTACTGGCAGCTGATCGCGCTGCGCCTGGTCGCGGGCGTCGGATCGACGATGTTCACGATCTCGGCGGTGTCGCTGCTCGTGCGGCTGTCCCCGCCGCACCTGCGGGGCCGCGCGACGAGCCTGTGGGCGACCGGGTTCCTGCTCGGCAACATCGCCGGGCCGTTGCTCGGCGGCACCCTCGCCGCGATCGACGTACGCGCCCCGTTCCTGATCTACGCGGCGCTGCTGGTGCTGGTGATCGTCGTGGGCGGGCCGCTGCTGCGCCGGCCGGAGGGCCCGGTCGACGAGGCGCCCCCGCCGCGCACCCGGTTCCGCGACGCCGTGCGCCACCGTGCCTACCGGGCGTCGCTGGTGGGGAACTTCGCGAACGGCTGGGCGGTGTTCGGCGTCCGCATCGCGCTGGTCCCGCTGGTGGTGGTCGAGGCGCTGGGGCGCGAGGACGCGTTCGGCGGCATCGCGTTGTCGGTG harbors:
- a CDS encoding MFS transporter, which codes for MVEYDGRDPAVPGAPVPAPPTVRGATALPREIGVLVGSAFAIAIGFGLVAPVLPAFARSFDVGVTAAAAVISVFAFSRLVFAPLSGTVVGRFGELRVFVAGLAVVAVTTAGLAFATAYWQLIALRLVAGVGSTMFTISAVSLLVRLSPPHLRGRATSLWATGFLLGNIAGPLLGGTLAAIDVRAPFLIYAALLVLVIVVGGPLLRRPEGPVDEAPPPRTRFRDAVRHRAYRASLVGNFANGWAVFGVRIALVPLVVVEALGREDAFGGIALSVFAAGNAATLLLAGRLADRSGRRPPLIAGLAVSGASTAVLGWVLDPWAFLALSLVAGLGSGLVNPPLNAAVADVIGERARGGSVLAGFQMAADLGAIAGPLVAGALAEVWGYGPAFAVTGVLSLVAALVWWRAPETLPSRS
- a CDS encoding class I SAM-dependent methyltransferase, with translation MDDDPIARLERLAGPEGTALLERLAVADRDGDAALRLGTALRREHDAGLVADAMAQAGLRDRAARKFARAARMWFTRDGLEQASSEVIARHRAARFAGRAVVDLCCGIGGDLVSLVAAGHEVTGVDLDPVHLWMADRNAAVHGGSARTVRCDVRDADLSGTDGVFVDPARRTGGGRMRTGESEPPLGWCLELERRAGAVGIKAAPGIDHDTVPPDWEIEFLALGRELKEACAWSPALARARTRATVVDDDGVHDLQGEPDPPDGDTGIAVGEPGVWLLDPNPAVTRAGLVSALARATGTARIDPRIAFLTGDDEPPATPFARPLRVLDSRPWDQKRLPRLLRELDVGAVDVRRRGLAGDVEAIARKLRGRGSRHATVVMTRVDDRPWGLVCVDPRRGSS